One genomic segment of Nonomuraea coxensis DSM 45129 includes these proteins:
- a CDS encoding arginase family protein, which yields MLRKVAVVEVPQWRGSGARTAERLREGARVVAELVEAATARAVGGAAQRVRVAVEDSDLGVTAARVRAAVDKVADDADGADGTLVVAVGGDCGVELEPVSAARRRYGDRLVVVWFDAHGDLNTPESSPSGAYHGMVLRALTGEGPEGLTAEEPLDPRRIVLAGVRDLDPPESAFVTDAGIRWVTMAETGTAEALLAAIEAAGGPDAAVYVHIDLDVLDPDVFLSVGCPTPGGMHPERLLSLVTAIGGRFEVAGLGLMEYEAGDPGSGSGGDRDVLAEVVGGVVAAVAGHPGRTVPR from the coding sequence TTGTTGCGGAAGGTTGCGGTTGTTGAGGTACCGCAGTGGCGGGGGTCTGGCGCGCGTACGGCGGAGCGGCTGCGCGAAGGGGCGCGGGTCGTCGCGGAGCTCGTCGAGGCGGCGACGGCTCGCGCGGTGGGCGGCGCCGCGCAGAGGGTGCGGGTGGCGGTCGAGGACAGTGATCTTGGCGTCACGGCCGCTCGGGTGCGGGCCGCGGTCGACAAGGTCGCCGATGACGCTGATGGCGCCGATGGCACGCTGGTCGTCGCCGTGGGCGGGGACTGCGGGGTGGAGCTGGAGCCTGTGTCGGCGGCGCGCAGGCGGTACGGCGATCGGCTGGTGGTGGTGTGGTTCGACGCCCACGGCGATCTGAACACACCGGAGTCGTCGCCGTCGGGCGCCTATCACGGGATGGTGCTGCGGGCGCTCACCGGCGAGGGGCCGGAAGGGCTGACGGCCGAGGAGCCGCTGGACCCGCGGCGGATCGTGCTGGCCGGGGTGCGGGATCTCGATCCGCCCGAGTCGGCCTTCGTGACGGACGCCGGCATCCGGTGGGTGACGATGGCGGAGACGGGAACGGCGGAAGCTCTTCTCGCCGCGATCGAGGCGGCGGGCGGTCCGGACGCCGCCGTGTACGTGCACATCGACCTCGACGTGCTCGACCCGGACGTCTTCCTGAGCGTGGGGTGTCCTACGCCTGGCGGCATGCATCCCGAGCGGCTGCTTTCGTTGGTGACGGCGATCGGCGGGCGGTTCGAGGTGGCCGGCCTCGGGCTCATGGAGTACGAGGCCGGCGACCCCGGGAGCGGCTCTGGAGGGGATCGGGACGTGCTCGCGGAGGTGGTGGGCGGGGTCGTGGCCGCCGTCGCCGGTCATCCCGGGCGTACGGTGCCGCGGTAG
- a CDS encoding NlpC/P60 family protein: MSRHSTAASPSAPSHAAPSHAAARDAATPDARVTAAGPLARTAALACAIFTATTALATPAEATATTTMAAATAAEAIRPTKKRLTLKKLTRRKLTSGQIAASAALTQLGVSFSWGGGSAKGPTLGIGRGAGTRGFDCSGLTLYAWSRAGVRLSHYTGAQFRQGRRITRAARRAGDLLFFGGGRGDPTHVALYLGGGLMVHAPKTGDVVRTTSFAKSSYFRAVYRGTVRPG, from the coding sequence ATGTCCCGCCACAGCACAGCAGCGTCTCCCTCCGCCCCCTCGCATGCCGCCCCCTCGCATGCCGCCGCCCGTGATGCCGCCACCCCTGATGCGCGCGTCACCGCCGCCGGCCCGCTGGCCCGCACCGCCGCCCTCGCCTGCGCCATCTTCACCGCCACCACGGCCCTGGCCACCCCCGCCGAAGCCACGGCGACCACGACGATGGCGGCGGCGACGGCAGCAGAAGCCATCCGCCCCACCAAGAAACGCCTCACCCTGAAGAAGCTCACCAGGAGAAAGCTCACGAGCGGCCAGATCGCCGCCTCCGCGGCCCTGACCCAACTCGGCGTCTCCTTCTCCTGGGGCGGAGGCTCGGCGAAAGGCCCCACTCTCGGCATCGGCAGAGGCGCGGGCACCCGCGGCTTCGACTGCAGCGGCCTCACCCTCTACGCCTGGTCCAGAGCGGGCGTACGACTGAGCCACTACACCGGCGCCCAGTTCCGCCAGGGCCGCAGGATCACCCGCGCCGCCCGCCGCGCCGGGGACCTCCTCTTCTTCGGCGGCGGCCGAGGCGACCCCACTCATGTGGCCCTCTACCTGGGCGGCGGCTTGATGGTCCACGCCCCCAAGACCGGCGACGTGGTCCGCACCACGAGCTTCGCCAAGTCCTCCTACTTCCGCGCGGTCTACCGCGGCACCGTACGCCCGGGATGA